Proteins encoded within one genomic window of Sphingosinicella ginsenosidimutans:
- a CDS encoding spinster family MFS transporter, with protein sequence MSAAAPHSGRAPAAGARITLAMLCFVYVLNFLDRQLISILAKPIQDGLDISDGQLGLLTGFYFALFYCFIAIPIGWLADRTSRVKVLSAACAIWSGATAACGMAGSYGQLAAARMMVGVGEAGGVPPSYAIIADSFPRERRTTAMAIFNLGPPLGSALGVAFGASLAAAFDWRLPFYVIGAIGVVTALAVYLIVREPKRGETDDRPATAAPEAAREGFFGAIARFFSDPILLMASLASGAGNFITYGVLNFTVLFLMREKGMRLEEVAIWYALVIAIGMGGGIYASGRIVDRFARRSKTAYATVPAASLILALPFFLGFTWAPTWPVALAFLAVPLFLNSFFLSATVTLVQSEVAPGRRVISGALLLLVMNFVGLGFGPTYVGMASDFFRPIYGDHALQAAYYALAPVYLVAALLYLWLARLIRRTSPAIP encoded by the coding sequence ATGAGCGCCGCCGCACCGCACAGCGGCCGCGCACCCGCGGCGGGCGCCCGGATCACGCTTGCCATGTTGTGCTTCGTCTATGTGCTGAACTTCCTCGATCGCCAGCTCATCTCGATCCTCGCCAAGCCCATCCAGGATGGGCTGGACATCAGCGACGGCCAGCTCGGCCTCCTGACCGGTTTCTATTTCGCGCTCTTCTACTGCTTCATCGCGATTCCGATCGGCTGGCTGGCGGATCGCACCAGCCGGGTGAAGGTCCTTTCGGCCGCCTGCGCGATCTGGAGCGGCGCGACGGCCGCCTGCGGGATGGCGGGCAGCTACGGCCAGCTGGCCGCCGCGCGCATGATGGTGGGCGTCGGAGAGGCGGGCGGCGTTCCGCCCTCCTATGCGATCATCGCGGACAGCTTCCCGCGCGAGCGGCGAACGACCGCAATGGCGATCTTCAACCTCGGCCCACCGCTCGGATCGGCGCTGGGCGTGGCCTTCGGCGCCTCGCTGGCGGCTGCGTTCGACTGGCGCCTGCCCTTCTACGTGATCGGCGCGATCGGCGTCGTAACGGCGCTCGCGGTGTACCTGATCGTGCGCGAGCCGAAACGCGGCGAGACCGACGATCGCCCAGCGACCGCCGCGCCCGAGGCGGCGAGGGAAGGCTTTTTCGGCGCCATCGCGCGCTTCTTCAGCGATCCGATCCTGCTGATGGCGTCGCTGGCGAGCGGCGCGGGCAATTTCATCACTTACGGCGTGCTCAACTTCACCGTCCTGTTCCTGATGCGCGAGAAGGGGATGAGGCTGGAGGAAGTCGCAATCTGGTATGCGTTGGTCATCGCGATCGGGATGGGCGGCGGCATCTATGCCTCGGGCCGCATCGTCGATCGGTTCGCCCGGCGCAGCAAGACGGCCTACGCGACCGTGCCCGCGGCCTCGCTGATCCTTGCATTGCCCTTCTTCCTCGGCTTCACCTGGGCGCCGACCTGGCCGGTCGCGCTCGCCTTCCTCGCCGTGCCGCTGTTCCTCAACTCCTTCTTCCTGTCGGCCACGGTCACCCTGGTCCAGAGCGAGGTGGCGCCCGGGCGCCGCGTCATCTCCGGCGCGCTGCTGCTGCTCGTGATGAACTTCGTCGGCCTTGGCTTCGGGCCCACCTATGTCGGCATGGCAAGCGACTTCTTCCGCCCGATCTACGGGGACCACGCGCTGCAGGCCGCCTATTACGCGCTCGCGCCGGTCTATCTTGTCGCGGCCCTTCTCTACCTGTGGCTCGCACGCCTGATCCGGCGGACGTCGCCGGCCATTCCATGA
- a CDS encoding fumarylacetoacetate hydrolase family protein gives MKLASFVAQGRESWGIVEEDSVRDLGARFADLKAALAHGAPGEIADMAADAPRIPLARIAWLPVIPRPDKILCIGINYAMHRAEMGRAEVPYPTVFTRFFNTQVGHGQPIVRPRASRQLDYEGELAVVIGRAGRAIAARDALSHVAGVSVYNDGSVRDWQSHTCQFTPGKNFPSTGAFGPWLVSLDEVGDLSSLRLRTRVNGETVQDASTADMIFKVPELIAYCSTFTELVPGDVIITGTPGGVGSKRVPPLWLKDGDLVEVGISNIGTLANPVRDEGRGAGDRRDPRGSRLRSRSPTAPKERRRRRSGYAAVVRDTWKLPAAAG, from the coding sequence ATGAAACTGGCGTCGTTCGTCGCCCAGGGACGCGAAAGCTGGGGCATCGTCGAGGAGGATTCGGTCCGCGATCTCGGCGCGCGCTTTGCGGACCTCAAGGCCGCGCTCGCCCATGGCGCACCCGGCGAGATCGCGGACATGGCCGCCGATGCGCCGCGAATTCCGCTCGCCCGGATCGCCTGGCTTCCGGTCATCCCACGCCCCGACAAGATCCTGTGCATCGGGATCAACTATGCGATGCACCGCGCGGAAATGGGCCGGGCCGAAGTGCCCTATCCCACCGTCTTCACGCGCTTTTTCAACACGCAGGTCGGCCACGGCCAGCCGATCGTCCGCCCGCGCGCCTCGCGGCAGCTCGACTATGAAGGCGAGCTTGCGGTGGTGATCGGGCGGGCCGGCCGAGCGATCGCGGCGCGCGACGCATTGTCCCATGTCGCCGGCGTCTCCGTCTATAATGACGGCAGCGTGCGCGACTGGCAGTCGCACACGTGCCAGTTCACCCCAGGCAAGAATTTTCCGTCGACCGGCGCGTTCGGTCCCTGGCTGGTCAGCCTGGACGAGGTGGGGGACCTGTCGTCGCTGAGGCTCCGCACGCGCGTCAATGGCGAGACGGTGCAGGATGCGAGCACCGCCGACATGATCTTCAAGGTCCCGGAGCTGATCGCCTATTGCTCGACCTTCACCGAGCTTGTGCCGGGCGACGTGATCATCACGGGAACGCCCGGCGGAGTCGGATCGAAACGCGTGCCGCCGCTCTGGCTGAAGGACGGCGATCTCGTCGAGGTCGGGATTTCGAACATCGGCACCCTCGCCAATCCCGTTCGCGACGAAGGCCGAGGGGCCGGGGATCGTCGCGATCCTCGCGGTTCTCGCCTTCGTTCGCGATCCCCGACGGCCCCGAAGGAAAGGCGGCGGCGAAGGTCCGGCTATGCCGCGGTCGTCCGCGATACCTGGAAGCTGCCCGCCGCGGCCGGCTAG
- a CDS encoding TonB-dependent receptor plug domain-containing protein yields the protein MKTMTTGTIRAKRRAALCSCALAMAMLALPAAANAQSAATPAQTDESADDPDTEIVVTGTSIRGIPPTGSGLISVTREDARLIGAASTPQLLATVPQLNSFNTAPRVSNGGLGSFAPGLRGLPSAATLPLMNGHRLVSGSTQQTNPDFPFIPELAIERVEIVADGASAIYGSDAVAGVVNFITRRHVSGLEANVRYGFADDYQAFSAGAIFGHDWGSGSFVLAYQYQENSNITGADRRYRSQDFRSVGGLDTRSTVCPDANVNLFAGTIYAAPSLEPGVNTCDAGAPIDLLPQNRTHSVFASGRQTLSSAVTLWADVLYSDRRDVVQAALPGQTFVLITAANPFFRAPPGTGSLFGYFDFRPDRLVGDDHFDQTFRVRTGDSTAGVDINLPRDFRASVYGTFNWSRNDTFQPGINTTALTAAAAGTTLDTALDPFGTGTNPAVVAQILDNPTDFTNRQRIYIGAVKVDGPLAALPGGDLKIALGAEYRRETYMQRGQSGGVGFPEDLDRNVESIYGELFVPIFGAGNAGPMARSLTLSLSGRYDHYSDFGSTTNPKIGVTWEPVEGVSFRGSYGRSFRAPGLRDLGSTVGSYYAAAALVDAFGARDPARGVNQVNTILLFGGNRDLKPETARTWSAGVDLRPSFAPDLTASLTFYDIKYDDVIGTPSGLGALLFSDPTFASRVIRDPTAAQLSDAIANTVPFFYTFSAIPTIGNILDLRQGNFGVRRTNGIDFDLRYRRTVGFGAIFGGIAGNYILHYRNQLSPTSAVSNSLEAGIPRATLRTTLGFTAGPVTFVNFVNHRAGVTAPYATPTGTALYKSGGYTTVDLRLSVRMPDLGFMRNPELGVQVNDLFNARPPFFPGTDGIGGAYNPIGRYAAMSLRTAF from the coding sequence ATGAAGACCATGACGACCGGAACGATTCGCGCGAAACGTCGCGCGGCCCTGTGCAGCTGCGCGCTTGCGATGGCGATGCTCGCCCTGCCGGCCGCCGCCAATGCCCAGAGCGCTGCCACGCCCGCCCAGACGGACGAAAGCGCCGATGATCCGGATACCGAGATCGTCGTCACCGGCACCAGCATCCGCGGCATCCCGCCGACCGGATCGGGGCTGATCAGCGTGACGCGCGAGGACGCGCGGCTGATCGGCGCGGCGAGCACGCCGCAGCTGCTCGCCACGGTGCCGCAGCTCAACAGCTTCAACACCGCCCCGCGGGTCAGCAATGGCGGCCTCGGCTCCTTCGCGCCCGGCCTTCGCGGCCTGCCGTCGGCCGCCACTCTGCCGCTGATGAACGGGCACCGCCTGGTCTCCGGCAGCACGCAGCAGACCAATCCGGACTTCCCGTTCATCCCCGAACTGGCGATCGAGCGGGTCGAGATCGTCGCCGACGGCGCTTCGGCGATCTACGGATCGGACGCCGTCGCCGGCGTGGTCAACTTCATCACCCGCCGGCACGTATCGGGGCTTGAGGCGAATGTTCGCTACGGCTTCGCGGACGATTATCAGGCGTTCAGCGCGGGCGCGATCTTCGGCCATGACTGGGGCAGCGGCTCGTTCGTCCTCGCCTATCAATATCAGGAAAACAGCAACATCACCGGGGCGGATCGCCGCTATCGCTCGCAGGATTTCCGGTCGGTGGGCGGTCTCGACACGCGCTCGACCGTGTGCCCCGATGCAAACGTCAACCTGTTCGCCGGCACGATCTACGCCGCCCCCAGCCTGGAGCCCGGGGTGAACACCTGCGACGCGGGGGCGCCGATCGATCTCCTGCCGCAGAACCGGACGCACAGCGTTTTCGCCTCGGGGCGGCAGACCTTGTCGAGCGCGGTCACGCTGTGGGCGGACGTCCTCTATTCGGATCGCCGCGATGTCGTGCAGGCCGCCCTGCCGGGCCAGACCTTCGTCCTGATCACCGCGGCCAATCCGTTCTTCCGCGCGCCGCCGGGGACGGGATCGCTGTTCGGCTATTTCGACTTCCGCCCCGACCGGCTGGTCGGCGACGACCATTTCGACCAGACGTTCCGGGTGCGCACCGGCGATTCGACCGCCGGCGTCGACATCAATCTGCCGCGGGATTTCCGGGCAAGCGTCTACGGCACCTTCAACTGGTCGCGCAACGACACCTTCCAGCCGGGCATCAACACGACGGCGCTGACCGCCGCCGCGGCCGGCACGACCCTGGACACCGCGCTGGACCCGTTCGGCACCGGGACCAACCCGGCGGTCGTCGCCCAGATCCTCGACAATCCCACGGATTTCACCAATCGCCAGCGCATCTATATCGGCGCGGTCAAGGTCGACGGGCCGCTGGCCGCGCTTCCCGGCGGCGACCTCAAGATCGCGTTGGGCGCCGAATATCGCCGCGAAACCTACATGCAGCGGGGTCAGAGCGGCGGCGTGGGCTTCCCCGAAGATCTCGATCGTAACGTCGAGTCGATCTACGGCGAATTGTTCGTGCCGATCTTCGGCGCGGGCAATGCCGGGCCGATGGCGCGCAGCCTTACCCTGTCGCTGTCCGGCCGATACGATCATTACAGCGACTTCGGCTCGACGACGAATCCCAAGATCGGCGTCACCTGGGAACCCGTGGAGGGGGTCAGCTTCCGCGGCAGCTACGGGCGCTCGTTCCGCGCCCCGGGCCTTCGCGATCTCGGCTCGACGGTCGGCTCCTATTATGCCGCGGCGGCGCTGGTCGACGCGTTCGGCGCCCGCGATCCGGCGCGGGGCGTGAACCAGGTCAACACCATCCTGCTGTTCGGCGGCAATCGGGACCTCAAGCCCGAAACGGCGCGCACCTGGTCGGCCGGCGTCGATCTGCGGCCGAGCTTCGCCCCGGATCTCACCGCCAGCCTGACCTTCTACGACATCAAATATGACGACGTGATCGGAACGCCGTCCGGGCTTGGCGCGCTCCTCTTCAGCGATCCGACCTTCGCCTCGCGCGTCATCCGCGATCCGACGGCGGCCCAGCTCAGCGACGCGATCGCCAATACGGTGCCGTTCTTCTACACTTTCTCGGCGATCCCGACGATCGGCAACATCCTCGATCTGCGGCAGGGCAATTTCGGCGTCCGCAGGACCAACGGGATCGACTTCGACCTGCGCTACCGGCGGACCGTCGGGTTCGGCGCGATCTTCGGCGGGATCGCCGGCAATTATATCCTGCACTATCGCAATCAGCTGTCGCCGACCTCGGCGGTCAGCAACTCGCTCGAGGCCGGCATCCCGCGCGCCACCTTGCGCACGACGTTGGGCTTCACGGCGGGGCCGGTGACGTTCGTCAACTTCGTGAACCATCGCGCGGGGGTCACCGCGCCCTATGCGACGCCGACCGGCACCGCCCTCTACAAATCCGGCGGCTATACCACGGTGGACCTGCGTCTGTCGGTCCGCATGCCCGACCTCGGGTTCATGCGAAATCCGGAGCTCGGGGTGCAGGTCAACGATCTGTTCAATGCGAGGCCGCCATTCTTCCCCGGCACCGATGGTATCGGCGGCGCCTACAATCCGATCGGCCGCTATGCGGCGATGAGCCTGCGAACGGCCTTTTAG
- a CDS encoding acetoacetate--CoA ligase, whose protein sequence is MPVSTSVEAPAPVPQIRLYSNWLKDTHGRDFATYEALRRWSVEDLEGFWRSIWDYDGIESPTPFTAALAEDRMPGARWFEGAQVNYARHVFRHAAAADAAGQPAIVAANEGGELVTIGWGEMRRQATSLALALRERGIGPGDRVAAYLPNIPAAVIGLLACASLGAIWTLCSPDMGINAILDRWRQTAPKALIAVDGLCYAGKAIDRSNAVADICRQLPSIESLFLVASGCGQGVAGADDFATAIARDDAATQAFEPVWLPFDHPLWILYSSGTTGLPKAIVHGHGGVILATAAGRFHFDLGPSYAPNNRGDRFHWYSASGWVMWNIQVGGLLSGTTICLFDGSPSGPRANPDWTRLWDFAARTGVTWFGAGAAFYASCRRAGIELSRITGVERIRALGTTGSPIAPDVQRWGTAQFAAVGRPDIWWCNVSGGTEIAAAFMAGNPELPDSPGRLQCRHVGAAIESWDERGQPVIGEVGELVCTRPFPSMPLYFWGDEDGSRYRDSYFGEWPGIWRHGDWLTIASDGSCTISGRSDATINRHGVRMGTAEIYAAIERLPQIADTMIVDVEGQEGDSRLLLFVVPAEGRHVDAELEAAIAAAIRTSLSPRFVPDRVIAAPGVPRTLSGKKQELPIKRLFAGWPVAKVVSVDATATPELLPWYIEQARRWQEEAGASRDTGATA, encoded by the coding sequence ATGCCCGTCAGTACCAGCGTGGAAGCCCCTGCCCCGGTCCCCCAGATCCGTCTTTATTCGAACTGGCTCAAGGACACGCACGGCCGCGACTTCGCGACCTATGAGGCGCTGCGGCGCTGGTCGGTCGAGGATCTGGAGGGCTTCTGGCGCAGCATCTGGGACTATGACGGCATCGAATCCCCGACGCCCTTCACCGCGGCCCTCGCCGAAGACCGGATGCCGGGCGCGCGCTGGTTCGAGGGCGCGCAGGTCAACTATGCGCGCCACGTCTTCCGCCATGCGGCGGCGGCGGATGCGGCGGGCCAGCCGGCGATCGTCGCCGCGAACGAAGGCGGCGAGCTGGTCACGATCGGCTGGGGGGAAATGCGGCGTCAGGCGACTTCGCTCGCGCTCGCGCTTCGCGAGCGCGGGATCGGGCCGGGAGACCGCGTCGCCGCCTATCTTCCCAACATCCCGGCGGCGGTGATCGGCCTGCTCGCCTGCGCCAGCCTTGGCGCGATCTGGACGCTCTGCTCGCCCGATATGGGAATCAACGCCATCCTGGACCGCTGGCGGCAGACGGCCCCCAAGGCGCTGATCGCGGTGGACGGCCTCTGTTATGCCGGCAAGGCGATCGACCGAAGCAACGCCGTCGCCGACATTTGTCGCCAGCTCCCAAGCATCGAATCCCTCTTCCTGGTCGCCAGCGGCTGCGGCCAGGGCGTGGCCGGCGCCGACGACTTCGCGACCGCGATCGCGCGCGACGATGCGGCGACCCAGGCGTTCGAGCCCGTCTGGCTGCCCTTCGATCACCCGCTGTGGATCCTCTATTCCAGCGGCACCACGGGCCTTCCCAAGGCGATCGTCCACGGTCATGGCGGCGTGATCCTCGCGACCGCGGCGGGGCGGTTCCATTTCGATCTCGGGCCGAGCTACGCCCCCAACAACCGGGGCGACCGCTTCCACTGGTACAGCGCCAGCGGCTGGGTGATGTGGAACATCCAGGTCGGCGGCCTGCTCAGCGGCACGACCATCTGCCTGTTCGACGGCTCGCCGAGCGGCCCCAGGGCGAATCCCGACTGGACGCGGCTGTGGGACTTCGCCGCGCGCACCGGCGTCACCTGGTTCGGGGCAGGCGCGGCCTTCTACGCGAGCTGCCGCAGGGCCGGGATCGAGCTTTCCCGCATCACCGGGGTGGAGCGCATTCGTGCGCTGGGGACGACCGGCTCGCCGATCGCGCCCGACGTGCAGCGCTGGGGCACCGCGCAGTTCGCGGCGGTCGGCCGGCCCGATATCTGGTGGTGCAACGTCAGCGGCGGGACCGAAATCGCCGCCGCCTTCATGGCCGGCAACCCCGAACTTCCCGACTCGCCGGGGCGGCTGCAATGCCGCCACGTCGGCGCCGCGATCGAGTCATGGGACGAACGGGGCCAGCCGGTCATCGGCGAAGTGGGCGAACTGGTCTGCACCCGCCCGTTCCCGAGCATGCCGCTCTATTTCTGGGGCGACGAGGACGGCAGCCGTTACCGCGACTCCTATTTCGGCGAATGGCCGGGCATCTGGCGGCATGGCGACTGGCTGACCATCGCGAGCGACGGCAGCTGCACGATCTCGGGCCGCAGCGACGCGACGATCAACCGGCACGGCGTGCGCATGGGCACAGCGGAAATCTACGCCGCGATCGAACGGCTCCCCCAGATCGCCGACACGATGATCGTCGATGTCGAGGGTCAGGAAGGTGACAGTCGCCTCCTCCTGTTCGTCGTCCCCGCCGAGGGACGGCATGTCGACGCAGAGCTGGAGGCGGCGATCGCGGCGGCGATCCGGACCAGCCTCTCGCCGCGCTTCGTGCCCGATCGGGTGATTGCGGCGCCGGGCGTTCCCCGCACGCTTTCGGGCAAGAAGCAGGAACTGCCGATCAAGCGGCTTTTCGCCGGCTGGCCGGTCGCCAAGGTGGTCAGCGTCGACGCGACCGCAACGCCCGAACTGCTGCCCTGGTACATCGAACAGGCCCGGCGCTGGCAGGAAGAGGCTGGCGCCAGTCGCGACACGGGAGCGACGGCATGA
- a CDS encoding tannase/feruloyl esterase family alpha/beta hydrolase, which translates to MKRKLRLAILAAAVTGWTVPALAQAQQPAPDAAARCAALARLALPDTTIASAALVPARATRSTVAGEVPGYPSFCRVVAHVRSEPGSDVGVELWLPVERWSGVFHGNGSGGFAGTFALGYSGMVEGLRRGFATATTDGGTVPASPLDGDALVDRPRQWLDWGRLSTHVMTVTGKAITRAFYGEDASRSFYTGCSTGGQMGLIEALYYPQDYDGILVGAPVIDRTWGHAAVLWDFAAANRETGRLLSPAKLELLNRAAIATCLRQGHGLAGDRFISDPMSCSFDPQVIECRDGATDGCLTESEVATARAFYSGPTDRQGRRRFFGWLPGSEMPDTFGWSFLETPINGQPAFGGLFKWVFGADWNWRNFDFDRDMPTVDARLGPVVNDATRGSLAAFAARGGKLIVFHGLADTLVPPGQSVAFFDRQAAQMGGMSRLSESARLFLAPGMMHCGGGTGPDAFNTTLGIPPRPPSDDAQHDLFTALIAWSERGEAPDRIVATRFSTEEAGRIAMQRPLCPHPQRAVYRGTGSTQAASSFQCEAPPTH; encoded by the coding sequence ATGAAACGCAAGCTCCGTCTCGCCATTCTCGCCGCCGCCGTGACGGGCTGGACGGTTCCGGCCCTGGCGCAGGCGCAGCAGCCGGCACCGGATGCCGCCGCCCGATGCGCCGCGCTCGCCCGGCTGGCGCTCCCCGACACGACCATCGCCAGCGCCGCCCTGGTGCCGGCGCGCGCCACCCGGTCCACGGTCGCAGGTGAGGTCCCGGGCTATCCGAGCTTCTGTCGCGTCGTCGCCCATGTGCGGTCCGAGCCCGGTTCGGACGTCGGCGTCGAACTGTGGCTGCCCGTCGAGCGGTGGAGCGGCGTCTTCCACGGCAATGGCAGCGGCGGTTTCGCCGGCACCTTCGCGCTCGGCTATTCCGGGATGGTCGAAGGGCTGCGGCGTGGCTTCGCGACCGCGACGACGGACGGCGGGACGGTGCCGGCCTCGCCTCTCGACGGCGACGCCCTGGTCGATCGCCCCCGCCAGTGGCTCGACTGGGGCCGCCTGTCGACCCATGTGATGACCGTCACCGGCAAGGCGATCACCCGCGCCTTTTACGGCGAGGACGCCAGCCGCTCCTTCTACACCGGCTGCTCGACCGGCGGCCAGATGGGGCTGATCGAGGCGCTCTACTATCCGCAGGATTATGACGGCATCCTCGTCGGTGCACCGGTGATCGACCGGACCTGGGGCCATGCGGCCGTCCTCTGGGACTTCGCGGCGGCGAACCGCGAGACCGGCCGGCTCCTGTCCCCCGCGAAGCTGGAGCTGCTCAATCGGGCCGCGATTGCGACCTGCCTGCGGCAGGGCCATGGGCTCGCGGGCGACCGCTTCATCTCCGATCCGATGAGCTGCAGCTTCGATCCGCAGGTCATCGAGTGCCGCGACGGCGCCACCGACGGCTGCCTGACCGAAAGCGAGGTCGCGACCGCCCGCGCCTTCTATTCCGGACCGACCGACCGTCAGGGCCGGCGGCGCTTCTTCGGCTGGCTGCCGGGAAGCGAGATGCCCGACACGTTCGGATGGTCCTTCCTCGAGACGCCGATCAACGGCCAGCCGGCCTTCGGCGGCCTGTTCAAATGGGTGTTCGGCGCCGACTGGAACTGGAGGAATTTCGACTTCGATCGCGACATGCCGACGGTCGATGCGCGGCTGGGCCCCGTCGTGAACGACGCGACGCGCGGCAGCCTCGCGGCCTTCGCTGCGCGCGGCGGCAAGCTGATCGTCTTTCACGGTCTCGCCGACACGCTCGTCCCGCCGGGCCAGAGCGTCGCCTTCTTCGATCGGCAGGCCGCGCAGATGGGCGGCATGAGCCGCCTGTCCGAAAGCGCGCGCCTGTTCCTCGCGCCCGGCATGATGCACTGCGGCGGCGGCACCGGGCCGGATGCGTTCAACACCACGCTCGGCATTCCGCCCCGGCCCCCGTCAGACGACGCGCAGCATGATCTCTTCACCGCGCTGATCGCCTGGTCGGAGCGGGGCGAGGCGCCGGACCGAATCGTCGCGACCAGATTCTCGACCGAGGAGGCGGGCCGGATCGCCATGCAGCGTCCGCTCTGCCCCCACCCGCAGCGCGCCGTCTATCGCGGTACCGGATCGACCCAGGCGGCGAGCAGCTTCCAGTGCGAGGCGCCCCCGACCCACTGA
- a CDS encoding 3-hydroxyacyl-CoA dehydrogenase family protein, whose translation MKAGVVGAGLMGSEIALVFALAGHEVLLHDRSDAALAGAIERLRSILDKGLSRQFYTAQAASGALARIAPVSSLGEMADCAIVTEAVYESLETKAGVLRALDEACQPGCILASNTSTLPISTLATFVSAERRARFLGTHYFSPVSRMKLVEVIPAFFTDAGVTEEVTALLAGLGKEPVRVKDVAGFAVNRMLHAMLIEAVKLVEEGVATPGDLDAACRLGLGHPIGPFAMMDIVTSDLCLQVQEILHDAYGERFRPPALLKQRVAAGLGGGRGRPGWTGDK comes from the coding sequence ATGAAGGCCGGCGTCGTCGGCGCGGGCCTGATGGGGTCGGAGATCGCTCTGGTCTTCGCGCTCGCGGGGCACGAGGTCCTGCTCCACGATCGCAGCGACGCAGCGCTGGCGGGCGCGATCGAGCGGCTGCGCTCCATCCTGGACAAAGGCTTGTCGCGGCAATTCTACACGGCGCAAGCGGCAAGCGGCGCCCTGGCGCGGATCGCGCCGGTGAGCAGCCTTGGCGAGATGGCCGACTGCGCGATCGTCACCGAAGCCGTCTACGAATCCCTCGAGACCAAGGCCGGCGTGCTGCGTGCGCTCGACGAGGCATGCCAGCCGGGCTGCATCCTTGCCTCCAACACGTCCACGCTTCCCATCTCGACGCTGGCGACCTTCGTCTCCGCCGAACGGCGTGCGCGTTTCCTCGGCACCCATTATTTCTCGCCGGTCTCGCGCATGAAGCTGGTCGAGGTGATCCCCGCCTTCTTCACCGATGCGGGCGTGACCGAAGAGGTGACGGCGCTGCTGGCCGGCCTCGGCAAGGAGCCGGTGCGGGTGAAGGACGTGGCGGGCTTCGCGGTGAACCGGATGCTTCACGCCATGCTGATCGAGGCGGTGAAGCTCGTCGAGGAGGGCGTGGCGACGCCGGGCGACCTGGATGCCGCGTGCCGGCTCGGGCTCGGCCATCCGATCGGCCCCTTCGCGATGATGGACATCGTCACATCGGACCTATGCCTTCAGGTGCAGGAAATCCTTCACGATGCCTATGGCGAGCGTTTCCGCCCGCCTGCCCTCCTCAAGCAGCGCGTCGCCGCCGGCCTCGGCGGCGGGCGAGGAAGGCCGGGCTGGACAGGCGACAAATGA